One window of Brachybacterium ginsengisoli genomic DNA carries:
- a CDS encoding formate/nitrite transporter family protein translates to MDQHDQHDQHDQHDQHRRHDQAAERRQLGSSDQPVEDVLVQEFESTVAEGANRLNRTWRALIITGLFGGIDVGLGLLAMLAVLDATGSKLLGGLAFGIGLYALRLAHSELFTEDFLVPINAIVAGHGTWGQLLRLWVTTLVTNLVGGWSFTWVVVAAFPRFDDVLMESTSSYMDKGLTLETAALAVLAGFTITLVTRMNQGSKEGIATLANSLISGLLVVGLGMLHGALSSAVIFGAMHAGAETTYLQWLVWFAWVIPLNMAGGLVMLTLPRLVRTWELATKERAAQRGRGRMSASDEPAAG, encoded by the coding sequence ATGGACCAGCACGACCAGCACGACCAGCACGACCAGCACGACCAGCACCGGCGCCACGACCAGGCCGCCGAGCGTCGGCAGCTGGGCAGCAGCGACCAGCCCGTCGAGGACGTGCTCGTCCAGGAGTTCGAGAGCACCGTCGCCGAGGGCGCGAACCGGCTGAACCGCACCTGGCGGGCGTTGATCATCACCGGTCTGTTCGGCGGGATCGACGTGGGCCTGGGGCTGCTGGCCATGCTCGCGGTGCTCGACGCGACCGGGTCGAAGCTGCTGGGAGGGCTGGCCTTCGGCATCGGCCTGTACGCGCTGCGCCTGGCGCACTCGGAGCTGTTCACCGAGGACTTCCTCGTCCCCATCAACGCGATCGTGGCCGGGCACGGCACCTGGGGGCAGCTGCTGCGGCTGTGGGTGACCACGCTGGTGACGAACCTGGTGGGCGGCTGGTCCTTCACCTGGGTGGTGGTCGCGGCCTTCCCCCGCTTCGACGACGTGCTGATGGAGTCGACCTCGAGCTACATGGACAAGGGCCTCACGCTCGAGACCGCGGCCCTCGCCGTGCTCGCCGGCTTCACGATCACCCTGGTCACCCGTATGAACCAGGGCTCCAAGGAGGGCATCGCCACCCTCGCCAACTCCCTCATCTCCGGCCTGCTGGTGGTGGGCCTGGGGATGCTCCACGGCGCGCTGAGCTCCGCGGTGATCTTCGGGGCGATGCACGCCGGCGCCGAGACCACCTACCTCCAGTGGCTGGTCTGGTTCGCGTGGGTGATCCCCCTGAACATGGCCGGCGGCCTGGTGATGCTCACGCTGCCGCGCCTGGTGCGCACCTGGGAGCTGGCGACGAAGGAGCGGGCGGCCCAGCGCGGGCGGGGCCGCATGTCGGCGTCCGACGAGCCCGCCGCCGGCTGA
- a CDS encoding IclR family transcriptional regulator: MTTPKVPAADATLRLLTLLASRRSPVPAARLAEELGLPRSRTYDLLTTLVEHGYVLHLDQERLYGLGPAAHELSGAYLRQEPLARIGRRVIEAMVDEVGESGHLAVLHGRDVLYVIEERARNRPSLVSDVGVRIPSHLTASGRAILAELPPAQLRALYGHAADFTARTEATGPSRPKELRELLVRVRAEGIAREQGEVTEELASVAAVVRDHAGWPAAAVALTFVERDADEERRERCAEAVRRAADEITRRLRGRPTDERTGERR; the protein is encoded by the coding sequence ATGACCACCCCGAAGGTCCCGGCGGCCGACGCGACGCTGCGCCTGCTCACCCTGCTCGCCTCGCGCCGCTCCCCGGTGCCCGCCGCGCGCCTCGCCGAGGAGCTGGGCCTGCCCCGCTCGCGCACCTACGACCTGCTCACCACCCTCGTCGAGCACGGCTACGTCCTGCACCTGGACCAGGAGCGGCTGTACGGCCTGGGCCCCGCCGCGCACGAGCTCTCCGGCGCCTACCTGCGCCAGGAGCCGCTGGCCCGCATCGGCCGGCGCGTCATCGAGGCGATGGTTGACGAGGTGGGGGAGTCCGGACATCTCGCGGTGCTCCACGGCCGCGACGTGCTGTACGTGATCGAGGAGCGCGCTCGGAACCGCCCGAGCCTGGTCTCCGACGTGGGCGTGCGCATCCCCTCGCACCTCACCGCGAGCGGTCGTGCGATCCTCGCCGAGCTGCCCCCGGCCCAGCTGCGCGCGCTCTACGGCCACGCCGCGGACTTCACCGCCCGCACCGAGGCCACCGGCCCCTCCCGCCCCAAGGAGCTTCGCGAGCTGCTGGTGCGGGTGCGGGCCGAGGGCATCGCCCGCGAGCAGGGCGAGGTCACCGAGGAGCTCGCCTCCGTGGCGGCTGTGGTGCGGGACCACGCGGGCTGGCCTGCGGCGGCGGTGGCGCTGACCTTCGTGGAGCGGGACGCGGACGAGGAGCGCCGGGAGCGCTGTGCCGAGGCGGTGCGGCGCGCGGCCGACGAGATCACCCGCCGCCTGCGCGGACGGCCGACGGACGAGCGCACCGGGGAGCGGCGATGA
- a CDS encoding alpha/beta fold hydrolase, producing MTEQESREFVTMSDGARLATVTVPGPAGAPAVIIVHGGPGLWDHLEALGDLLDGRATVHRYDQRRCGRSTGPDGRPAIEDPQGPTPADLTIERSVADIEELRRAFGHEHVVLVGHSFGATLALAYAGTHPERVSALAYVDGVGIGDWRTPYRAERARRMAPWAESLAALDGRERTRDEETEWRRLQWTSDYADPSAGYDLALEMACSPHAINHQANRALGAAGAIADIDQITWITAVRCPVTVVHGTEDPRPVRPVLALAAHARAPRKRAVAGAGHLPWVEQPEQLREILAELVLSAGHRFG from the coding sequence ATGACGGAGCAGGAGTCCAGGGAGTTCGTGACGATGAGCGATGGCGCGCGGCTGGCGACGGTCACCGTGCCCGGTCCCGCCGGGGCGCCTGCGGTGATCATCGTGCACGGCGGGCCGGGGCTGTGGGACCACCTCGAGGCGCTCGGGGACCTGCTGGACGGCAGGGCGACGGTGCATCGCTACGACCAGCGCCGCTGCGGCCGCTCGACCGGGCCCGACGGCAGGCCCGCGATCGAGGATCCACAGGGTCCGACGCCCGCGGACCTCACCATCGAGCGCTCCGTGGCCGACATCGAGGAGCTGCGCAGGGCGTTCGGCCACGAGCACGTGGTCCTCGTGGGCCACTCCTTCGGCGCGACCCTGGCCCTCGCCTATGCGGGGACCCATCCTGAGCGGGTCTCCGCGCTCGCCTACGTGGACGGCGTCGGGATCGGCGACTGGCGCACGCCCTACCGGGCCGAGCGGGCGCGTCGGATGGCGCCGTGGGCGGAGTCCCTGGCCGCGCTCGATGGTCGCGAGCGCACCCGCGACGAGGAGACCGAGTGGCGCCGTCTGCAGTGGACGAGCGACTACGCGGATCCGTCGGCCGGGTACGACCTCGCCCTGGAGATGGCCTGCTCGCCCCATGCGATCAACCACCAGGCGAACCGGGCGCTCGGCGCCGCCGGCGCCATCGCCGACATCGACCAGATCACCTGGATCACCGCCGTGCGCTGCCCGGTCACCGTCGTCCACGGCACAGAGGATCCCCGCCCCGTCCGTCCCGTTCTCGCGCTCGCCGCCCACGCCCGCGCGCCGCGGAAGCGTGCCGTCGCAGGAGCAGGGCACCTGCCGTGGGTCGAGCAGCCGGAGCAGCTGCGGGAGATCCTCGCCGAGCTCGTGCTCTCGGCCGGGCACCGGTTCGGCTGA
- a CDS encoding MOSC domain-containing protein, with product MNPTVVSVHVSAEHGFSKPRADSIELLEGIGVRGDAHAGVTVKHRSRVARNPDQPNLRQVHLIHQELFAHLAEQGHEVAPGELGENITTAGVDLLALPVGTRLRIGEAVVVVTGLRNPCQQIEDFRPGLLRSVLPRDDAGTVHRLTGVMGIVARGGTVRATDEISVDLPPEPHHPLTQV from the coding sequence ATGAACCCCACCGTCGTCTCGGTCCATGTCAGCGCTGAGCATGGCTTCAGCAAGCCCCGTGCGGACTCGATCGAGCTCCTGGAGGGGATCGGCGTGCGCGGGGATGCGCATGCGGGGGTCACGGTGAAGCACCGCAGCCGCGTGGCGCGGAACCCCGATCAGCCCAACCTCCGCCAGGTCCACCTGATCCACCAGGAGCTCTTCGCGCACCTCGCCGAGCAGGGGCACGAGGTCGCCCCGGGAGAGCTGGGGGAGAACATCACCACCGCCGGCGTGGACCTGCTCGCCCTGCCGGTGGGGACGCGCCTGCGGATCGGGGAGGCGGTCGTGGTGGTGACGGGGCTGCGGAACCCGTGCCAGCAGATCGAGGACTTCCGGCCCGGTCTGCTGCGCAGCGTCCTGCCGCGGGACGACGCGGGCACGGTCCACCGGCTCACCGGGGTCATGGGGATCGTCGCCCGGGGCGGGACGGTCCGTGCGACCGATGAGATCTC